The Mycoplasmopsis columbinasalis genomic interval TAAAAGAATGTACTAAACCCAAAAATGTGCTAATTCCTATTAAAGACATCGAAAAACTATATTTATCAACTGTAAAAAATAGGACAATTGGTAAGACTAAAGAAACTAAGCTTGTCATATCACGCAAAAATAAGGCTAAACGATCATTCTTAAATTTTTTTACCAACCAAGGACTTACGAAATAAACAAACATTGATGGCAATTGAATTAATAAATACAGCAATGATACTAATCAAATATCACCTGTTATTCTATAAATATATATACTTGATGCAAATTTAAAAGATTCTGAACCTATAAATGAAATTGTCAGCGACGAAACATATTTAGTTGCATTTATTTTAAAGTTCATTTTCTAATGCTCCGATTATAAACATCATATAAAAAAGATTCTTAAACATTAATTTTGAATTGAAATCATCATTTTTGCTCACTGGTATAGCAATTGTGATGGAATTTTTATTTGATAAATTTTGTTCGGCACAATCAACATTGTTGTTAACTAATTTGTAAAGAATTCCATATTTTTGAAAAATGTTAATCAATTTATCAAAAAGAACACTTTTTTCACCAAAAAGAATCAAGCCTTCATTAATTCAATTGTTATCTTTTAACATTTCTAAGTCTATACGTTGATTAGTTTGGTGATTAATTAAAAAACTTTCTTGATTTCGAGTGTTTAGAGTGAATTTTGACGACAAACTAGTAACTTCCTTATCAAAAAATTGAAATAAATAACTATTTATGTTAGAAACCTTGTTTGTTCAAATAAAAAAGTCTTCTCTTTTTTTGTCAGTAGGGATTTGCATAAATTTTCTACAAAAGTCAAAAAGCTGAGGTTTTTTATTACTAATTTGTTCTAAAAGATTTAATGATGCATAAAATTCTTTTTTTAATTTTTCAAATCATTGTGTAACTTTGGTAGATACAATTTCAGATTCATCTTTTAGTTGTTGAGATGGCGAGTAACTTAAAATGAGATTACTGTTATATTCGTAAAAATTCGTTATAAAAAAGTTATTTAATAATGACTGTTTAATGAATTTTCTTTCAACTTCATTAGAAAAACAGTTAAAATATCGTTTTTCTTTAAAAATTCGTTTACATCAAAACAAAAACTTTTTATTTTTGCGTTTTTATTATGCATAAAAAAATTTGAATCGATATATGAAATTGAAAACAATTTTTGTATTAGTGAAAAGTTTGGTTTCAAAAACAAAAGCCACTTATATTTTGTGGTTTTGTGAAAAAATTCGTCACTAGTAAAATGTTCTAGCATAATAATTTCGAACTTTACACCGTTTATCAAAAAGACATTCAAATTGACATCTGAATGTTCCATTCTAATTTCTTTTTCAGCCAAAAACTTTAAGAATTCAATGTTATTTTCGTCATAATTATTCAAAAAGAAAACATCCACGTCGACAGGTGGTCTAGAATTTTCAGAAAAATAATTATTTGCCACACTGCCTTTAATAACAAATTTAACATTAGCATCGTGTTGCGTATTAAAAAGTTCTAAATATGATTCGATTTTGTTTAAAATGCTCTTAATTTTAGGACTTAAGTTAACTTGTTTCATTTTTCTGCTCCATTCTTTCTTATATTTTCTTCTGAAGTTAAGTAATTTTGTTTTAACACAAAAAGAAAGATTGATCATTATACTTTTCTGATAAAAAATTAGGTGAAAAATAAACTCCGAAAAAAATTTTTCATAAAAATTGTCAGTTTTCTTTACTTAAGTTTTGCAGACTTTTTTTCATTTTTTCTTACTAAAATTACATTAACTAAAGAAGAAAAGGAATTAATTTTTTCAGATTAACAATTTTTTGTATTTATCTATAAAGTAGTAAGCAAACAAAAATTTCAGCGTAGAAGTTATGCCACAGGCGATAAATAACAATTTAAAAAATAAAGAATTATAATTTATTAGCTAAATTTCAACTACATTTTTCGTAGTTTGGACTAGATATTAAAATTTTTCACAATTTTAAAGGAGAATTACTTTATGACCCCTCACATTCATGCAAAGAAAGGGGAAATCGCCAAGTTGGTAATTATGCCCGGCGACCCTCTTAGAGCAAAATTTATTGCAGAAACCTTTTTAGACCCTGGTTTTAAATTAGTGAACGAAGTAAGAAATATGTTTATGTTCACCGGAACATACAAAGGTAAACCAGTAACAATTGCTGGCTCGGGAATGGGTTGCCCATCAATGGGAATTTATAGTTACGAACTATTTAAATTTTACGACGTTGAAAAAATTGTAAGAATCGGTACCACTGGTGCATACTTACCTGAAATTAAACTTTATGAAACAATGTTAGTTACCGAAGCCTACTCTGACCAATCATACTATCGCCAAGCTGTTTTGGGTGACTCGAATCAAGTGGCAATGCCAAGTGTTGAACTTAACAAACAAATTGAAAATGTAGCTCACAAATTAAACATTCCTGTGCTTAAAGGCAGAATTCACTCATCAGATGTGTTCTATTCTAAAATTCCACTTGCACAAAGAATTGAAGAATCAAAGGCAATTGCTGTGGAAATGGAATCATACGCACTATTTACAAACGCTGAAGCACTTGGCAAAAAAGCTGCGTGTTTATTAACAATTAGCGATAACATTGTAACTCACGAAGAAACTTCGCCAGCACAACGGCAAACAGCCTTTACAAATATGATGAAAATTGCTCTTGGTTTAGCACTTGAGGACTAGTATGCGGGCACTAGACATTATTGAAAAAAAACGCTTTAATCAAACTTTAACACACGAAGAAATTGATTTTCTTATCAATAATTATGTTAAAGGCGCCATTCCAGACTACCAAATGTCAGCCTTTTTGATGGCAGTGGTTTTTAACGGAATGCAAAGTGAAGAATTAGCTTACTTTACCAAAGTTATGATGCACTCAGGTCGAGTTTTATCGTTAGCATCAATTCCAGGTATTAAAGTTGATAAACACTCTACTGGTGGTGTTGGTGACAAAACCACTTTATCTGTTGCTCCAATTTTAGCCGCACTTGGTGTTCCTGTGGCTAAAATGTCAGGCCGCGGACTCGGACACACTGGTGGCACAATTGATAAACTTGAATCGATTCCTGGTTTTAGTGTGGAAATGAGTGAACAAGCATTCATTGAACAAGTTAAAACTCACAACATTGCAATTATGGGACAATCAAAAGACCTTGTACCTGCTGATAAAATGCTTTATGCCTTGCGTGATGTGACTGGTACAGTGCAGTCGGTGCATTTGATTGCTTCAAGTATTATGTCAAAAAAACTTGCTACCGGTGCCGATGCAATTTTATTAGATGTTAAATGCGGTAAGGGTGCCTTTATGAAAACACTAGCCGAAGCAACTGAACTAGCACAAACGATGATCAACATCGGGAAAGAGTTAAATGTTGATGTTCGTGCCGAAATCACCAATATGAACAGTCCCATTGGTCGCCAAATTGGTAATAAAAACGAAGTGTTGGAAGCTTTACAAATGCTTGAAGGAAATTCAGCTCCCGACTACCGTGAGTTAGTTTACTCATCATGTGCAACAATTTTAGAACAAGCCAAAGTTGCCGCTAATCACGAACAAGCCATCAAAATGATTGATCAAGTCATCGCTGATGGTAGTGCAAGAGCAAAGTTCAAAGAATTTGTCGAATTACAAGGTGGAGACTTTAGCGCGCTTGAAGCCCAAAACTTCTGACGCCCAGCTCACGAATTACAAGTCAAAGCTACTAGCACAGGCTTTTTACACA includes:
- the deoD gene encoding purine-nucleoside phosphorylase, translating into MTPHIHAKKGEIAKLVIMPGDPLRAKFIAETFLDPGFKLVNEVRNMFMFTGTYKGKPVTIAGSGMGCPSMGIYSYELFKFYDVEKIVRIGTTGAYLPEIKLYETMLVTEAYSDQSYYRQAVLGDSNQVAMPSVELNKQIENVAHKLNIPVLKGRIHSSDVFYSKIPLAQRIEESKAIAVEMESYALFTNAEALGKKAACLLTISDNIVTHEETSPAQRQTAFTNMMKIALGLALED
- a CDS encoding thymidine phosphorylase, encoding MRALDIIEKKRFNQTLTHEEIDFLINNYVKGAIPDYQMSAFLMAVVFNGMQSEELAYFTKVMMHSGRVLSLASIPGIKVDKHSTGGVGDKTTLSVAPILAALGVPVAKMSGRGLGHTGGTIDKLESIPGFSVEMSEQAFIEQVKTHNIAIMGQSKDLVPADKMLYALRDVTGTVQSVHLIASSIMSKKLATGADAILLDVKCGKGAFMKTLAEATELAQTMINIGKELNVDVRAEITNMNSPIGRQIGNKNEVLEALQMLEGNSAPDYRELVYSSCATILEQAKVAANHEQAIKMIDQVIADGSARAKFKEFVELQGGDFSALEAQNFWRPAHELQVKATSTGFLHIFDALVFGRVAMKLGAGRATKQDKLDFEAGITLHQKTNDQVKVGDLLFTLYSSKPIDPNLVAELAQAFSIVDKPVENSIILTKL